TGTTTAGGCAGATGATATGCATAGCAACTACCAGAATCGTAATTTCGTTTCCAAAGCATCCGCCCCTCACCCCCGAAATCCTGATAAAGATAATCTATGTGCTGTTTAGAATTTCTGTAAATAGATTGATTAATTCCTGCACATCGTGGAATATAATGCTCTATTATAGATTCAAAACTGCCGAATTCGTCTGTATCTTGGTTACATGATTCTTTAATCAGTTCGGAGATAAAATAATGACAATAATCTTTGCTCAGTTCAAAATCAGGCGGGAATTTAGACAATCTTTGTTCTAAATTTAGATTTTTGGGTATTAATACATAATATTCACTCATAATAATGTTATAAAAAGGACATAACAAGGGCTGTACACGGCTATTTTAGCAATGCATTCAGATTTTGTTATACGGAATGTTTTAGTTGATTTTTTGGGCGTTTATAAGGCTTTTACGGCATGCGTACGCAGAGTTGTGCGATATAATAAGAAAAAGATGTTTTTTATCCATAATCATTATAATACACTCTTAAAACAGGTTTTAAGGAGCTTAAATAGATTAACAAGGGATTTTATTACTATACTGTAAAACAAAGAATTTAAGGGTTTAAACGGGCTGAAACATCACTTTTAGAGTAAAACACTTTTGCACCCATTTTAATAGGAGTTAAAACTCCGCTTTTATTCCAATTATGCAATGTTGAATAGCTAACATTTAAATGTTCAGATGTTTCTTTACGGGTGTAAAACTCTTTTTCATCTTTTGAAACTTGCTCAACCTGCATTTGGTTGACTACTTTACGAACTATTTGCTCAAAATCCTGCATAAGTTCTTCTTTTGTAAGTTGGAATAGTGGTCTGTTGTCACTGTTGTTGTTACTGTTCATAATGTATGTTTTTTATATTGTTAATTTATTTGTTCAATTACCTGACATACAGGCATAAAAAAAGGAAACCCCTTTCGAGATTTCCTGATGTTGTTATTCGGACATAAAAAAAGACCCAACTTTTTGAGTTGAGTCTGTATATTTGTTTGTTAATAGTTGTTAAAATTTTGTTGTTTAGGCATAAGTATTCCCTGACATAGCGCAGAATACGTTTTTTATAAGGTGCAACCCCTTGTGCAGTATGTGTTGACCGCTTCCGACTTATTGACAGGATATAACTTCTCCCTGAATTTCCGAAATTGCGTTATAATGTGTGCATCCCACGTCCCTATTTTCTAGGTACTTTCGATTTTTGCCAATATCGTTTTTTAATAGGTGATTCCCCCTTGATATTCTTTAAAATAATTGGTCTTTTTAGTTACGTTTAAATATAATTATTTCGTTATAAAATATAATTTCTCCATAGAAATATAAATCTGCGCCTGTTATTTTAGTTCGGAGTGCTTCCCGCAACCTTCAAAAACTATATTATACAATCTTTGGCGTAATTATCCTTCTGAATGAAATTCCTGCTCCCCTAATCTTTAGCATTTCGCTAGGTATGGTCGCTCCAATGAAGACTTATATAATTACTTGAAATAATCTTAAAGAACAACTTCGCTCGTTTCGCATCTTACTTACTCATTAATCACTATCAAGTGATATATCTTATTTTTCAGATTTAAAACTTTTGAGTCAAAATCAAATACCGTGCCAAAATTTTAATTTTCGGGCTTTAAGAAACATTTTTGTTAATATTAATGATTTCAGCCAACTGCTCCATGTTTCCACTCTCATAAAGCTCCTGCATTTTTAGCATTCTTTTATGCAAATCTTCAATCTGTTTTGCTTGTAAATCAACTCTTTGTAATTTTTCGTTTCTTGCCTTGATACTCTCCTGTCTTACCTGTTCGTGTTCAAAGGTCGGTTTGAAGTACGTTTTGAAAACAGATTCATCCGTATGCCCTGTATACTGCCATATTTCCAATAAGTCCCAACCCTCAATATATCGGTTAGTACAAAAGCTCCTCCTAGAATCGTGAAACGCTACCTTATCCGCAAAATTGATTGTTTCAAATACAACTCCCTCATTAGTTGGACGTTCACGGGTTATTACCTTTTCGTTGAAGTATGGAATTTCTCTAAACAATTCCTTCAGGTACTCATTTGTGTTTTGATTAGAAATCGCAATACCCTGAATATCATTGTTATACTTATTTAAAATAGCTTCCGTAAATCCAAAGGTTGGAAAATTTACAGTTTTGTACTTATCAACACGAGAACCTTTATTTAACAATATACTTATAGTTCCTGAGCTAATGTCAATATGTCCGTTTTCAATTCGTGTAATATCTCCAAACCTGAGTGAGCAATGACAGCCGAGAACAAACAAATCTCGAACTCTTTCTAATCTCGGAGAATTAGAAAAATCATGCTCATACAATATTTTGATTTCAGGCTCAGTTAGCACCGTATGGAAACTCGGAGGAACTTTAACGCTAAATTCGTCCTGCAAGTAACTTCTGTTTTGTGTGTAAGCTTTTTCAAATGCACGTTTTAGCACCTGTGACAGTCTTTTGATCCGTGTTCTGAGTGTACTTAGCTCTTTTACCCTCTCCGTAGCAATAAGCCAATTTTGGAACTCCAAACACT
The window above is part of the Chryseobacterium sp. MA9 genome. Proteins encoded here:
- a CDS encoding helix-turn-helix domain-containing protein, which gives rise to MNSNNNSDNRPLFQLTKEELMQDFEQIVRKVVNQMQVEQVSKDEKEFYTRKETSEHLNVSYSTLHNWNKSGVLTPIKMGAKVFYSKSDVSARLNP
- a CDS encoding tyrosine-type recombinase/integrase, translating into MAQYNNETGSVNFRLKEPKAEISRIMGRYSFKGLQADFSTGLKVAPSSWDSETKTVTSGTDKREINQKLSKFKTSIVDGHKNFNEHYNRVPTKEELKTIVDNAVEGKELNTVQKNKKSFDDVFQDFTKLIELKNTRAIASGQKPMHKTYISSFNVMYKDLKDFATDNSIFLDIDKFDETQCLEFQNWLIATERVKELSTLRTRIKRLSQVLKRAFEKAYTQNRSYLQDEFSVKVPPSFHTVLTEPEIKILYEHDFSNSPRLERVRDLFVLGCHCSLRFGDITRIENGHIDISSGTISILLNKGSRVDKYKTVNFPTFGFTEAILNKYNNDIQGIAISNQNTNEYLKELFREIPYFNEKVITRERPTNEGVVFETINFADKVAFHDSRRSFCTNRYIEGWDLLEIWQYTGHTDESVFKTYFKPTFEHEQVRQESIKARNEKLQRVDLQAKQIEDLHKRMLKMQELYESGNMEQLAEIININKNVS